One region of Tamandua tetradactyla isolate mTamTet1 chromosome 6, mTamTet1.pri, whole genome shotgun sequence genomic DNA includes:
- the VMA12 gene encoding vacuolar ATPase assembly protein VMA12, producing MASSLLAGERLVRALGPGGELEPEQLPQKLRAELEAAVGKKHMGGESRSRPGRLVPFRLIRNLHQHLRERNSTLYLHELLEGSDIYLPEVVKPPRNPELVARLEKIKIQLANEEYKRITRNVTCQDSRHDRMLSDLGKQVRSVKALVITIFNFIVTVVAAFICTYLGSQYIFTEMASRVLAALIVASVVGLAELYVMVQAMEGELGEL from the exons GGCCCTGGCGGGGAGCTGGAGCCGGAGCAGCTGCCCCAGAAGCTGCGGGCAGAGCTTGAAGCCGCTGTGGGAAAGAAACACATGGGCGGTGAAAGCCGCAGTCGCCCCGGACGCCTGGTTCCCTTCCGTCTGATCCGGAATCTGCACCAGCACCTGAGAGAAAGGA ACTCCACATTATACCTTCATGAGCTCCTGGAAGGCAGTGATATCTATCTCCCAGAGGTTGTGAAGCCTCCCCGG AATCCAGAGTTAGTTGCCCGGCTGGAGAAGATTAAGATACAGCTGGCCAATGAGGAATATAAACGGATCACCCGTAATGTCACCTGCCAG gaTTCAAGGCATGACAGGATGCTCAGTGACTTGGGCAAGCAAG TGAGGTCAGTGAAGGCTCTGGTCATCACCATCTTCAACTTCATTGTTACGGTGGTAGCTGCCTTCATCTGCACATACCTTGGAAGCCAGTATATCTTCACAGAAATGGCTTCG CGGGTGCTGGCTGCCTTAATCGTCGCCTCTGTGGTGGGTCTGGCTGAGCTATATGTCATGGTGCAAGCAATGGAAGGCGAGTTGGGAGAGCTGTAA
- the VTN gene encoding vitronectin has product MAPPGPLLMLVLLAPVVLADQESCKGRCTEGFNAERKCQCDDLCSYYQSCCTDYDTECKPQVTRGDVFTLPEDEYGNYDYTGETKNASIQAQSVNASGSSSTSPDLQAQPEGNSEQSPIQNPEGMSPQPTQWGPPVSTASLQGLSGPLADDELCSGKPFDAFTDIKNGSIFAFRGRYFYELDENGVRPGDPKLIQDVWGIEGPIDAAFTRINCQGKTYLFQGSQYWRFNDGVLDPNYPRNISEGFKGIPDNVDAAFALPAHSYHGREQVYFFKGKQYWEYQFHEQPSQVDCEDSSPSVVFEHFVLLQRDSWENIFELLFWSRSSGGTRPPHLISQDWPGVPKQVDAAMAGRMYISGLPTLSSWAQKHKTRRRSRKRYRSHRGRSRSRSQTPSRPSRSLWLSWFSNEESGLGDSTDTPGMDWLVPASCEPIQSVYFFSEDKYYRVNLRTRQVDTVDPPYPRSIAQYWLKCPTPGLK; this is encoded by the exons ATGGCGCCCCCAGGACCCCTTCTGATGCTGGTCCTGCTGGCTCCGGTTGTTCTGGCCGACCAAG AGTCCTGCAAGGGCCGCTGCACTGAGGGCTTCAACGCTGAGAGGAAATGTCAGTGCGACGATCTCTGCTCGTACTACCAGAGCTGCTGTACCGACTACGACACTGAGTGCAAGCCTCAAG tAACCCGTGGAGATGTATTCACTCTGCCTGAGGACGAGTACGGCAATTATGACTACACTGGAGAGACCAAAAACGCCAGCATCCAGGCACAGTCAGTGAACGCTTCTGGGAGCTCCTCCACAAGCCCTGATCTGCAGGCCCAGCCTGAAGGGAATTCTGAGCAGAGTCCCATTCAGAACCCAGAGGGAATGTCCCCTCAGCCTACACAGTGGGGGCCCCCAGTATCCACAGCCTCTCTTCAGGGGCTCTCTGGGCCCCTGGCAGATGACGAGCTGTGCAGTGGGAAGCCCTTTGATGCCTTCACCGACATCAAGAATGGTTCCATCTTTGCTTTCCGAG ggcggTACTTCTATGAGCTGGATGAAAATGGAGTGAGGCCTGGGGACCCCAAGCTCATTCAAGACGTCTGGGGCATAGAGGGCCCCATTGATGCCGCCTTCACCCGCATCAACTGTCAGGGGAAGACCTACCTCTTCCAG GGTAGTCAGTACTGGCGCTTTAACGATGGTGTCCTGGACCCCAACTATCCTCGCAACATCTCTGAAGGCTTCAAGGGCATCCCAGACAACGTGGATGCAGCCTTTGCCCTCCCTGCCCACAGCTACCATGGCCGGGAGCAGGTCTACTTCTTCAAGG GGAAACAGTACTGGGAGTACCAGTTCCACGAGCAGCCCAGCCAGGTGGACTGTGAAGACAGCTCCCCATCGGTCGTGTTTGAGCACTTTGTCCTGCTGCAGCGGGACAGCTGGGAGAATATCTTCGAGCTTCTCTTCTGGAGCAGATCTTCTG GTGGTACCAGACCGCCTCACCTCATCAGCCAAGACTGGCCCGGTGTGCCGAAACAGGTGGACGCAGCCATGGCTGGCCGCATGTACATCTCGGGCCTGCCCACCCTCTCCTCCTGGGCCCAGAAGCACAAGACTAGGCGCCGCAGCCGCAAGCGCTACCGTTCCCACCGGGGCCGCAGCCGCAGCCGCAGCCAGACCCCCAGCAGGCCATCCCGCTCCCTCTGGCTGTCCTGGTTCTCCAATGAGGAGAGCGGGCTGGGAGACAGTACTGACACCCCTGGGATGGACTGGCTTGTGCCTGCCTCCTGCGAACCCATCCAGagcgtctatttcttctcagaaG ACAAGTACTACCGAGTGAACCTCCGCACACGGCAAGTGGACACTGTGGACCCTCCCTACCCACGCTCCATCGCCCAGTACTGGCTCAAGTGCCCAACCCCTGGTCTCAAGTAG